In a genomic window of Bemisia tabaci chromosome 1, PGI_BMITA_v3:
- the LOC109036144 gene encoding UDP-glycosyltransferase UGT5 has translation MNTATALLAAIILLSSTELASPAKILLLYPIPYPSHWKAFKPLFEELAKRGHQITAYTTLPGLKSFKNFEHIAISADTSKVDVMGFDPVGCRSKTLISYLYGLWGYFSAINEAALESKELQALMHSDEKFDLLMTEANFMEESILGFSHKFNVPVVSMYPIFITPWMAQLAGIPHSYSYIPSTLQPFTDQMSFWQRTVNTLTGLSEILLGHLHHLPSQERMMRKHFKYPGSENIPPLGELIANISLHLIDSHQIMSFVRPYPPHVIDVAGMNTKSAGKLPQDLQTFLDDAKDGFIYVCFGSFINKKAFSRRFENVLTETLRGLKWKVIMKSSDDIEGAPHIMTRPWLPQVEILSHPNCKLFVTHGGFNSLMEVMSIGVPTLGLPFFSDQFQNVAWYEHKGVGLKIDYDTATVADLTEKINKIINTPSFMDNAKQIAKLYHDEPQSRLANAVFWVEYVIRHKGAHHLKPESVRMPYYQYLLLDVVAFLVAVLFLATYIAYYLARKFLRSFLSTNNALHVKKRN, from the exons ATGAACACTGCAACAGCCCTTTTAGCAGCGATTATCCTTTTAAGCAGTACAGAATTGGCATCGCCTGCAAAGATTCTGCTTCTATATCCGATACCGTATCCGAGTCACTGGAAGGCATTCAAGCCATTATTCGAGGAGCTGGCTAAACGGGGTCATCAAATCACAGCGTACACAACTCTCCCCGGACTTAAATCTTTCAAGAATTTCGAACACATTGCAATCAGTGCAGACACAAGTAAAGTTGATGTGATGG gttttgacCCTGTCGGATGTAGATCCAAGACACTAATTTCATATCTCTATGGGCTTTGGGGATATTTTTCCGCGATCAATGAGGCGGCTCTGGAATCCAAAGAGCTGCAGGCACTAATGCATTCCGATGAGAAGTTCGACTTACTGATGACAGAGGCCAACTTCATGGAGGAAAGCATTTTAGGGTTTAGCCATAAGTTCAACGTTCCTGTGGTCAGTATGTACCCGATTTTTATCACACCTTGGATGGCGCAACTCGCCGGGATACCCCACTCATACTCCTACATCCCTAGCACTTTGCAACCCTTCACCGACCAAATGAGTTTCTGGCAAAGGACGGTGAATACATTAACTGGTTTGTCCGAAATTCTGTTGGGTCATCTGCATCACTTGCCGAGTCAAGAGAGGATGATGCGCAAACATTTTAAATACCCTGGCTCAGAAAATATACCTCCACTAGGAGAGTTGATCGCTAATATTTCGTTGCATTTAATCGATTCGCATCAAATTATGAGCTTCGTTCGACCATATCCCCCGCATGTTATTGATGTTGCAGGAATGAACACCAAATCGGCTGGGAAACTACCTCAG gaTTTACAAACGTTCTTGGACGATGCAAAAGATGGGTTTATATATGTTTGTTTTGGATCATTCATAAATAAAAAGGCATTTTCACGACGGTTTGAGAATGTGTTGACCGAAACTCTGAGAGGGCTCAAATGGAAAGTCATTATGAAATCCAGTGATGACATTGAAGGAGCACCGCATATAATGACCAGACCTTGGTTGCCGCAGGTGGAAATTTTGT CGCACCCAAACTGCAAACTGTTCGTTACGCACGGCGGCTTTAACAGTCTGATGGAGGTCATGAGTATAGGAGTTCCCACCCTGGGCTTGCCATTCTTTTCGGATCAGTTCCAAAATGTAGCCTGGTATGAGCATAAAGGAGTTGGCTTGAAGATCGATTACGACACTGCAACGGTCGCTGATCTGacggaaaaaatcaataaaattattaacaCTCCTTC ATTCATGGATAATGCAAAACAAATAGCTAAGCTTTACCACGATGAGCCTCAATCAAGATTAGCCAATGCAGTCTTCTGGGTGGAATATGTAATACGTCACAAAGGCGCTCACCATTTAAAACCGGAATCCGTCAGAATGCCATATTATCAATATCTTCTACTTGACGTAGTAGCATTTTTAGTGGCCGTGCTGTTTCTCGCTACATACATCGCCTATTATCTTGCCCGGAAGTTCTTGCGATCATTTTTAAGTACAAATAATGCATTACATGTAAAAAAACGGAATTAA